From the Misgurnus anguillicaudatus chromosome 17, ASM2758022v2, whole genome shotgun sequence genome, one window contains:
- the cfap65 gene encoding cilia- and flagella-associated protein 65 codes for MLADYPVNPLNSRVSFGITHSPQRKRASSFRSGSLRKKTQSCFFGVETCAELVWKGWEPGLEYTKCLYLKSIRGKLQKLSFRPPVSKFFSTLFPQTILLSPGTSFSLPVTFRPLEKCEYVDTIEFEGKEGKFQVSLRAVIPHHALEVPDTVMLPPCAVQHSSQTSFLFRNTSKLQTGFKWSVDPPFQLSPETGRLKPEEECKVTVHFKPKEVIVHQTEARCAFGDYGESSCTVLLYGLSKYPHLQIISAEQEEGCKVLEFGSVAVGDSLERHFEIYNPSTVSTTFKLSWLRRPALMDVVFRCEVREGQIEPHSVLKVPVWFSPLTVDSRSVDYLWLTCLGAVSKDLLKVSGSSIGPIVSLSASVLDFGCVEEGTEVTRTLQIINSSAVLAYYQFDVDNGSHSVFSVDQPCGTLPGNSKLTLRVKFRPHHPIAHHKTLTCLLLHREPLFLDLIGTCHSEELKPAILYPRHLSVYRLNLLRGLTFYPPDLLSAMLEEQKLKVDDSGALLIRQIPAENTDNSSPLVIPRNPLEEYFHKNSAPEAELDIENNSSKFSNLHVTVEPPELLFYECKASKSVTITNHTKGKICLAWTHGTNSSFSISPLCCDLGPLKSTAFMVTYNPNQQNNFHAEQLECFAFYKVLRDHRYVDDQTLCPPWCLTVRVSGHSFQPGKEHFTPSFSLQHSEIVFPPLNKVSYRNILLQNTGDLPLIFRLDPEECPSVCVLPPSGLVPPGQHQILTFRATPSQDHPASMPLTLQLNASPKHKQVLNVVAVAEKLSMTVEGGGSLSFRPTAVGSCSERTLWVKNLSRVPVEFLWRLCGSDRRVLSVLPGTGMLQPNESKVQKWSFAPTEETMYNMKPSLMFWPLQTPECTKSRLTIKAVGLASKGSLQAEHPVIDLGEVLFGSCKSFDVPLLNDSSCAFSYYLTAQQSVTVTDFPEDVNQDPLVLEMENVKGVIPAHCKLQVHCTVRPARRAHYCWTISYYILNASGSVWEEPHSVCQIQAECVFPTLEVTDVRSCGSVERLSKFQLWHLFNLDVLNTYLRRDPSPSELTFRVPTRHSLQRCPTIFTSAVLDFNFSAAPLSSEPSSILIMFKNTGSIPVEWSFLFPEDQQIELEHWAESGEFNPSEHHLMMVQEHRLFSISPRSGKLQPTHQRAVQFTYRHDFVGTNRLPVLLKLSHGREILLNFTGVTVERDRRYIHLPSNRHTFAPVAIGGFSPPKQVYELYNAGALPLRYHIDTTPLEQLMEENFSHPVLQCLNPDGELEPGRTALVEWIFSPLEAKTYSVDIPIHVVEGDSMFVTFEGHGFDERDSEPLQMKDGCITVPCTQKIPMPGQVVFLSEERVCFGDIPVCSRGTRILFLTNVSHTDQVLYKWIVDCQQTINISPDSGRLAPGESVLSILTIQTSGTPTFYQQDLICEITLEEKLTQYHKDLQQWEEETERQKYEFTLTERDLMQANKLDKCTLESGVFEQKTGTKKYKTLPPICSSDQVVGPSLRPSRAERRAQQQTGLQRKRCPEPPRPTILHLGVTARSHTLMEYQAHFPTQFNTHYIHRSTDPKHSQSSNDLCFHCPVDLPPLIHGPEKDIITHVLTSALRSLLDDRQFQEALVEGDTEQVPYFTQLRPAPALTAQTSPTSAAGRQDPGKMSDVSNAIVADTNTEISSTADTMEKSECDQQDFLQEFEEELRMKVQESIRRLPEFCDLVEDVLLNTLQNLMMEAFLGELVLTARPRIIALPPSTSRRNSLGPNRESSAEYKRNRE; via the exons CGGGCCTCAAGCTTCAGGTCAGGGAGTCTTCGGAAGAAAACCCAAAGCTGCTTTTTTGGGGTTGAGACGTGTGCTGAGCTGGTTTGGAAAGGCTGGGAACCAGGTCTAGAGTATACCAAATGTCTGTATCTTAAAAGCATACGTGGAAAACTCCAGAAACTCAGCTTTAG ACCTCCTGTGTCCAAGTTCTTCAGCACACTGTTTCCTCAGACCATTCTTTTGAGCCCAGGAACATCTTTTTCCCTCCCAGTCACTTTTCGTCCCCTTGAGAAA TGTGAATACGTGGACACTATAGAGTTTGAGGGTAAGGAAGGCAAATTTCAGGTGTCTCTGCGTGCTGTGATTCCTCATCATGCTTTGGAAGTACCGGACACTGTTATGCTCCCACCCTGTGCTGTCCAGCACAGCTCCCAAACCAGCTTTCTCTTTCGTAACACTAG TAAGCTACAGACAGGATTCAAGTGGTCTGTGGATCCTCCATTCCAGCTGTCCCCTGAAACTGGACGATTGAAACCTGAAGAAGAGTGCAAGGTTACAGTACATTTTAAACCTAAGGAGGTTATTGTGCACCAGACGGAGGCCCGCTGTGCTTTCGGTGATTATGGGGAAAGCAGCTGTACCGTACTTCTGTATGGGCTGT CCAAGTACCCTCATCTTCAGATCATCTCCGCTGAGCAGGAGGAAGGCTGTAAGGTGCTTGAGTTTGGCAGTGTGGCGGTGGGAGACTCTCTTGAAAGGCATTTTGAGATCTACAACCCATCCACT GTTAGCACTACATTCAAACTGTCCTGGTTGAGACGACCTGCTCTTATGGATGTGGTGTTCCGTTGTGAGGTGCGTGAGGGACAGATTGAGCCACATTCAGTCTTAAAAGTCCCTGTCTGGTTCTCCCCACTCACGGTGGACAGCAGAAGTGTGGACTATCTCTGGCTTACCTGCCTGGGGGCTGTAAGCAAAGATTTGCTTAAAGTGTCTGGATCTTCCATAG GACCAATAGTGTCTCTAAGTGCCTCTGTGCTGGATTTTGGTTGTGTCGAGGAGGGCACAGAGGTCACGCGCACGCTACAGATCATCAACTCTTCTGCAGTGTTGGCATATTACCAGTTTGATGTGGACAATGGCAGCCATAGTGTGTTCAGTGTTGACCAACCTTGCGGCACCCTGCCAGGCAACAGCAAACTCACCCTTCGTGTGAAGTTTCGACCGCACCACCCTATTGCTCATCACAAGACTCTGACCTGTTTACTGCTGCACCGG GAGCCACTGTTTTTGGATTTGATTGGCACCTGTCATTCAGAGGAGCTTAAGCCAGCCATATTATACCCGAGACATCTCAGTGTGTACAGGTTAAATCTGTTAAGAGGACTTACATTTTACCCTCCAGACTTACTGAGTGCCATGTTGGAAgaacaaaaattaaaagtagATGATAGCGGAGCATTGCTCATCAGGcag ATTCCAGCAGAAAACACTGACAACTCCTCACCCCTCGTCATCCCACGCAATCCTCTGGAGGAGTATTTCCACAAAAATTCAGCACCTGAAGCAGAACTAGACATTGAAAACAACTCATCTAAGTTCTCCAACCTTCATGTTACAGTTGAACCTCCTGAGCTCCTTTTTTATGAATGCAAAGCATCTAAATCAGTTACCATCACCAACCACACCAAGGGCAAGATCTGTTTGGCGTGGACCCATGGAACCAACtcctctttctccatttctccTCTCTGCTGTGATTTGGGCCCTCTAAAGTCCACGGCCTTTATGGTGACATATAATCCCAACCAGCAGAACAACTTCCATGCAGAACAGCTTGAGTGTTTTGCTTTTTATAAG GTTCTGAGGGACCATAGATATGTGGATGATCAGACTTTGTGCCCACCATGGTGCCTTACAGTCAGGGTGAGCGGTCACTCATTCCAGCCTGGAAAAGAGCACTTTACCCCCAGCTTTTCTCTTCAGCACTCTGAAATA GTATTTCCTCCTCTAAATAAGGTGTCATACCGCAATATTCTACTGCAGAACACTGGAGACCTGCCACTGATTTTCAGACTAGACCCAGAAGAGTGTCCCTCAGTGTGTGtgctgccacctagtggtctggTGCCACCTGGTCAGCACCAGATTCTCACATTCAGAGCTACTCCATCTCAGGATCACCCTGCCAGTATGCCTTTGACATTACAGCTAAATGCCAGCCCTAAACACAAACAG GTGCTGAATGTTGTTGCTGTTGCAGAGAAACTTTCCATGACCGTGGAGGGGGGTGGAAGTCTGTCCTTTAGGCCTACAGCAGTGGGCTCCTGCTCTGAGCGAACGCTGTGGGTGAAGAACTTGAGCAGGGTGCCGGTGGAGTTCCTGTGGAGGCTCTGTGGATCGGACCGAAGAGTTTTGTCTGTACTGCCGGGAACAGGCATGCTTCAGCCCAATGAATCTAAG GTACAGAAATGGTCCTTTGCTCCTACAGAAGAGACAATGTACAACATGAAGCCTAGTCTTATGTTCTGGCCTCTCCAAACACCAGAGTGTACGAAGTCCCGCCTTACAATTAAAGCAGTTGGATTGGCCTCTAAAGGCTCTCTACAG GCCGAACATCCTGTTATAGATCTGGGTGAGGTGCTTTTCGgaagctgtaagtcatttgatGTTCCTCTACTAAATGACAGCTCCTGTGCCTTCAGCTACTATCTGACTGCTCAGCAGAGTGTCACAGTTACAGACTTTCCTGAAGACGTCAATCAAGATCCTTTGG ttctAGAGATGGAGAACGTAAAGGGAGTCATACCTGCTCATTGCAAGCTACAGGTCCACTGCACAGTGAGACCGGCTCGCAGGGCCCATTACTGTTGGACCATCAGTTACTACATCCTCAATGCATCTG GCTCTGTTTGGGAAGAGCCACACTCAGTGTGTCAGATCCAGGCAGAATGTGTGTTTCCCACACTAGAGGTGACAGATGTCCGGAGCTGTGGCAGTGTGGAGAGACTGAGCAAATTTCAGCTGTGGCACCTCTTCAATCTGGACGTACTCAATACTTACCTGCGCAGAGATCCCAGTCCATCTGAGCTCACCTTCAGAGTGCCCACTAGACACAG TCTTCAACGCTGTCCTACCATCTTTACCTCAGCTGTGTTGGATTTTAACTTCAGTGCTGCACCCTTGAGCTCAGAGCCCTCCAGTATTTTGATCATGTTTAAGAACACAGGCAGTATTCCTGTAGAGTG GTCATTTTTGTTTCCCGAGGACCAACAGATTGAGCTTGAACACTGGGCTGAAAGTGGAGAATTCAACCCTTCTGAGCACCATCTGATGATGGTTCAAGAACACAGACTCTTCTCCATCTCTCCACGCTCTGGTAAACTCCAGCCCACCCACCAGAGGGCCGTGCAGTTCACATACAG ACATGACTTTGTAGGAACAAATCGTCTTCCTGTCCTGCTGAAACTTTCACATGGAAGAGAGATACTG CTAAATTTTACAGGAGTAACCGTGGAAAGAGATAGACGGTACATTCATCTTCCTTCCAACAGACACACATTTGCCCCTGTGGCCATTGGAGGATTCAGTCCCCCTAAACAG GTGTATGAGCTGTATAATGCAGGTGCTCTTCCTCTGAGATACCACATTGACACCACTCCACTGGAGCAACTGATGGAGGAGAACTTCAGTCATCCAGTCTTACAGTGTCTGAACCCTGACGGAGAGCTGGAGCCAGGACGCACAGCTCTGGTGGAGTGGATCTTCTCCCCACTGGAGGCTAAAACATACAGT GTAGACATTCCAATTCATGTGGTGGAGGGAGACAGCATGTTTGTTACCTTTGAGGGGCATGGCTTTGATGAAAGAGACTCTGAACCCCTTCAGATGAAAGATGGATGTATTACTGTACCTTGCACGCAAAAAATTCCAATGCCCGGACAG gTGGTGTTTCTGTCAGAAGAGAGGGTGTGTTTCGGTGATATCCCGGTGTGCTCTCGAGGTACCCGCATCCTATTTTTGACCAACGTCTCACATACAGACCAAGTCTTGTATAAATGGATTGTAGACTGCCAACAG ACTATAAACATAAGTCCTGACAGTGGTCGTCTAGCACCAGGGGAAAGCGTTCTCAGCATACTTACAATACAGACTTCAGGCACCCCCACTTTCTACCAGCAAGACCTCATCTGTGAG ATAACTCTTGAAGAGAAGCTAACACAGTATCACAAAGATCTTCAACAGTGGGAGGAAGAAACGGAGAGACAGAAATACGAGTTTACTCTTACTGAGAGAGATCTGATGCAGGCAAATAAACTGGATAAATGCACTCTG GAAAGTGGAGTGTTTGAACAGAAAACGGGTACCAAAAAATACAAG ACTCTTCCGCCCATCTGCAGCAGTGATCAAGTGGTGGGTCCTTCCTTGAGACCCAGTCGGGCTGAAAGACGAGCCCAGCAGCAGACAGGACTGCAAAGGAAGAGATGTCCTGAGCCGCCCCGTCCTACAATACTCCACCTAGGAGTTACTGCCCGTTCACACACCCTAATGGAGTATCAGGCACATTTCCCAACTCAGTTCAATACTCATTACATACATAG GTCAACGGACCCAAAGCATTCCCAATCCAGCAACGATCTGTGCTTCCATTGTCCTGTAGACCTGCCCCCTCTCATCCATGGTCCTGAGAAAGACATCATCACACATGTGCTCACGTCTGCACTTCG AAGTCTTCTAGATGATCGTCAGTTCCAGGAGGCTCTGGTAGAGGGCGATACTGAGCAGGTGCCATACTTCACACAGCTGCGGCCTGCCCCTGCTCTCACCGCACAAACATCACCCACCTCTGCTGCAGGCCGCCAGGACCCTGGAAAAATGTCTGATGTGTCCAATGCTATTGTAGCAGACACTAACACAGAAATTTCCAGCACTGCAGACACAATGGAGAAAAGTGAATGTGACCAGCAGGATTTTCTGCAGGAGTTTGAAGAAGAGTTAAGGATGAAAGTTCAGGAGTCCATTCGCAG GCTGCCTGAGTTTTGTGACCTGGTGGAAGATGTTTTGCTCAACACTTTGCAGAATCTAATGATGGAGGCTTTCTTGGGTGAGCTGGTGCTGACAGCGCGACCCCGAATAATTGCTCTACCACCTTCCACTTCTAG GAGAAACAGCCTTGGCCCCAACAGAGAGTCCAGTGCTGAATATAAGAGGAACAGGGAGTAA